A region from the Leptospira dzoumogneensis genome encodes:
- a CDS encoding histone deacetylase family protein produces the protein MKLGYAYDDTFLLHDTGTFHPESPQRLESILNRLHKTSYFKDLHWVKPNKLPLELIESVHNHRHRERFSVIQGKRGSFDGDTPYSESSFDAALLAAGSGVDLVNRIRSSEIESGIALVRPPGHHAETGRSMGFCLLNNIAITAGYLLTQGVEKVYILDWDVHHGNGTQEIFYDSDKVFFTSLHQYPYYPGTGSVHERGEGKGENFTLNIPLPMGSGDKEYLHYFQETVVPSMLEFQPEYVLISAGFDGHRRDPLAGMNLSTHAFAEFTRLILSATKQIGAKTVSFLEGGYDLDALAESVEAHIAVLAG, from the coding sequence ATGAAACTCGGCTACGCCTATGACGATACATTCTTATTGCATGATACCGGGACATTCCACCCTGAATCCCCTCAAAGATTGGAATCCATACTCAATCGACTACATAAAACTTCCTATTTTAAGGACTTACATTGGGTCAAACCGAATAAGCTGCCTTTAGAACTGATCGAGTCCGTTCATAATCATAGACATAGAGAAAGATTTTCAGTCATCCAAGGCAAAAGAGGAAGTTTCGACGGAGACACACCCTATTCAGAATCCAGTTTTGATGCGGCACTCTTAGCAGCAGGAAGCGGAGTAGATCTTGTAAACAGGATCAGATCCAGTGAAATAGAATCCGGCATCGCACTTGTAAGACCACCGGGTCATCATGCAGAAACAGGAAGATCCATGGGTTTCTGTTTACTGAACAATATAGCGATCACTGCGGGATATCTGCTCACACAAGGAGTAGAAAAAGTTTATATACTGGATTGGGATGTGCATCACGGCAACGGAACCCAAGAAATATTCTACGACTCGGACAAAGTATTTTTCACATCACTCCATCAATATCCATATTATCCCGGGACAGGTTCGGTCCATGAAAGAGGAGAAGGAAAAGGAGAAAACTTTACATTAAACATCCCATTACCAATGGGCTCGGGAGATAAAGAATACTTACATTATTTCCAAGAAACAGTAGTGCCTTCCATGTTGGAATTCCAACCGGAATATGTATTGATCTCCGCAGGCTTTGATGGACATAGAAGAGATCCATTAGCAGGAATGAACTTAAGCACACACGCATTTGCAGAATTCACACGACTCATATTATCCGCAACAAAACAGATCGGCGCTAAAACAGTATCCTTCTTAGAAGGAGGTTACGACCTGGACGCCTTAGCCGAAAGTGTAGAAGCCCATATAGCAGTTCTCGCCGGCTAA
- a CDS encoding adenylate/guanylate cyclase domain-containing protein, whose protein sequence is MEKNETSKEQNTFFEQEFKLLSDAQSFLEDSNTKEDPKLKLKTLVGSYESLLKQSSKIMKIGDSTQHRLLKTQEALTDSNIMLEAAYMDLKLVTEIGKIITSSLEPKVIIQSVYENTKSIVPMDVLAFGTYDEEKKEIKYKFCVIDGRYVPAPSVDSLEEDNPSSYCVKQQKELITLDIEKDFPNYLADIRKHFGENSQSALYFPLKVEERLIGILTVHSYSKNAFQPNQLNILRTLANYVAIGVDNADAYRTLSKRNKELKDSLEKIEVLNKSIEEERQKSENLLLNILPRSIADRLKGGEGVIADYFPSSTVLFADIVGFSKLTTKIQTPTRLVEILNRIFTEFDVIADKYKLEKIKTIGDCYMLAGGIPVPTEDHAHKAAQAALDMIHRLNELKPELEFEFNVRIGLHTGEVVAGVIGKNKFVYDLWGDSVNTASRMESHGATGRIHVSESVYLSLKDKYNFEDRNVIEVKGKGPMHTYFLQGIK, encoded by the coding sequence GTGGAAAAGAACGAAACTTCGAAAGAACAAAATACTTTTTTCGAGCAGGAATTTAAACTTCTCTCGGATGCTCAGTCTTTTTTAGAAGATTCGAATACCAAAGAGGATCCTAAACTAAAATTAAAGACCTTGGTAGGATCCTACGAGTCCCTTCTCAAACAATCTTCCAAGATAATGAAGATCGGGGACTCCACCCAGCATAGACTTCTCAAAACCCAAGAAGCATTAACCGATTCTAATATAATGTTAGAGGCCGCTTATATGGACCTCAAACTTGTAACGGAGATCGGAAAGATCATCACTTCTTCCCTTGAACCTAAAGTTATCATACAATCGGTCTATGAAAATACTAAGTCTATCGTTCCGATGGATGTTCTCGCATTCGGGACTTACGACGAAGAAAAAAAAGAGATCAAATATAAGTTTTGCGTAATAGACGGAAGATATGTCCCTGCTCCTTCCGTGGATTCTTTAGAAGAGGATAACCCTTCTTCTTATTGTGTAAAACAACAGAAAGAACTGATCACTCTGGATATCGAAAAAGATTTTCCGAATTATTTAGCCGATATCAGAAAACATTTCGGAGAAAATTCCCAGTCCGCATTATACTTCCCTCTCAAGGTAGAAGAACGTCTGATCGGAATTCTCACAGTTCACAGTTATTCTAAAAATGCATTCCAGCCGAATCAGCTGAATATTCTCAGGACCTTGGCAAACTATGTGGCGATCGGCGTGGATAACGCGGATGCTTATAGAACTCTTTCCAAAAGGAACAAAGAATTAAAAGACTCTTTGGAAAAGATCGAAGTATTGAATAAGAGTATAGAAGAAGAAAGACAGAAGTCCGAAAATCTTCTATTGAACATTCTACCCAGAAGTATTGCGGATCGTTTAAAAGGAGGAGAAGGTGTTATCGCGGATTATTTCCCTTCTTCTACCGTGTTATTTGCGGATATAGTCGGGTTTTCCAAATTAACCACTAAGATCCAAACTCCGACTAGACTTGTAGAGATCCTAAACCGTATTTTTACTGAATTCGATGTGATCGCCGACAAATATAAATTAGAAAAAATTAAAACGATAGGTGATTGTTATATGTTGGCAGGCGGTATTCCTGTCCCAACGGAAGACCATGCTCATAAAGCGGCCCAGGCTGCACTCGACATGATACATCGTTTAAACGAATTAAAACCTGAGTTAGAATTCGAATTTAATGTTCGTATCGGTCTTCATACCGGCGAAGTAGTCGCAGGTGTGATCGGAAAGAACAAATTCGTATACGATCTCTGGGGGGACTCGGTAAATACAGCTTCTCGTATGGAATCCCATGGAGCCACAGGAAGGATCCATGTTTCCGAATCCGTTTATCTTTCCTTAAAAGATAAATATAATTTCGAGGATAGGAATGTGATCGAGGTAAAAGGAAAAGGCCCGATGCATACTTACTTCCTGCAGGGCATTAAATAA
- a CDS encoding endonuclease/exonuclease/phosphatase family protein, with the protein MKLFKRILLVLLSVFALLLLLVYFSTFHPSDLESVQVKCEEDAPSLESSEPIKVFSWNIQYFAGRDRVFWYDVPDENGPDTGPSREEIESTLKKVANVILERDPDFVLFQEVDDGAKKTYSENQSERILPLLSDKYPCQTEAFYWKAGFVPHPKIMGSVGMKLTIFSKYKILSASRHQLPTPPADPITKQLQLKRAVLEASVDVKGKKPLVLLNTHLDAFSMGTDTMQRQVAFIGQLLEKLDSERSEWILAGDFNLLPPGFSRKQLHPNGAYYYSDDEEISPLFKKWNSTASLEELNGPNQEKFYTHVPNDPQIAKPDRTIDYIFYSKGLTKKEYRVLKEGDALESSDHLPLEASFSLESR; encoded by the coding sequence TTGAAATTATTCAAAAGAATCCTTCTGGTTTTGTTAAGTGTTTTCGCGTTATTACTTCTGCTAGTTTATTTTTCCACATTCCATCCATCCGACTTGGAATCAGTACAAGTAAAATGTGAAGAAGATGCTCCAAGCCTGGAGTCTTCGGAACCGATCAAGGTATTCTCTTGGAACATACAATATTTTGCAGGTAGGGATCGTGTATTTTGGTATGATGTTCCGGATGAGAACGGACCGGATACAGGCCCGTCCAGAGAAGAGATAGAATCTACTCTCAAAAAAGTAGCGAATGTGATCTTAGAAAGAGATCCTGATTTTGTATTATTCCAAGAAGTGGATGATGGGGCCAAAAAAACTTATTCTGAAAACCAATCGGAAAGAATTCTTCCTCTACTTTCGGACAAGTATCCCTGCCAAACGGAAGCATTTTATTGGAAGGCGGGTTTTGTTCCTCATCCCAAAATTATGGGTTCTGTCGGAATGAAGCTGACTATATTCAGTAAATATAAAATTCTTTCCGCTTCCCGCCACCAGCTTCCTACTCCTCCCGCAGATCCTATCACCAAACAATTACAATTAAAACGTGCTGTCTTAGAGGCTTCCGTAGATGTTAAAGGTAAAAAACCTTTGGTTCTTTTGAATACACATTTGGACGCATTCTCCATGGGAACGGATACGATGCAAAGACAGGTCGCATTTATAGGTCAGTTATTGGAAAAATTGGATTCTGAAAGATCAGAATGGATATTGGCGGGAGATTTTAATCTTCTTCCTCCCGGATTTTCCAGAAAACAATTACATCCTAACGGAGCTTATTATTACAGCGACGACGAGGAAATTTCTCCCTTATTCAAAAAATGGAATTCGACTGCAAGCTTGGAAGAATTGAACGGACCTAACCAGGAAAAATTTTATACTCATGTTCCGAACGATCCTCAAATTGCAAAACCTGATCGAACCATAGATTATATTTTCTATTCTAAAGGTTTAACTAAGAAAGAATATAGAGTGTTAAAAGAAGGGGATGCTTTGGAATCCAGCGATCATCTTCCTTTAGAGGCTTCCTTCTCCTTGGAATCTCGTTAA
- a CDS encoding tetratricopeptide repeat protein, with protein MALTRPVIILLLCAFSSSIFSKEFVYAFRDVGMPKNTGKDGMPRKEKMVLVGETIMFDKVKPIEYEGKYKSFELGYDTRPDIVTIKVHYDPGIRPGQILYLIEKDFDHETFKDGSIVGQIEVKSIFQTAFTGKQLRGVGYLGMAKEKVLSVAYPVSSELSGPALVERKTGDYHFTRDEIPEAIQSFRKAIRLDPMSPVPHYRLGMLYLSEAGVDSKEPVCSGILPMSAGAEFSSAWKKRSRFDSDQDLIRFSREYVSFLNCKSDQAPSFSKNSFVPEELERAQEVAREGFRLSKTDYELLIRSAETYYKLYVSYSSSKRPKGSISPEEEPKLRNRQEKSWEIAQKLLKEAGLDNITDYRLHRLTSLLFGKRYMELSGGAKSVTISEEANFLRTKAIESIQAYKLHRPKNVPGDKDLLILEKDLGL; from the coding sequence ATGGCCCTAACCCGACCTGTAATCATACTATTACTCTGCGCTTTTTCCTCCTCAATCTTCTCCAAAGAATTCGTGTATGCGTTCCGAGATGTGGGAATGCCTAAAAACACAGGCAAAGATGGAATGCCCAGAAAGGAAAAAATGGTCTTAGTCGGGGAGACCATTATGTTCGATAAGGTCAAACCAATCGAATACGAAGGTAAATACAAAAGTTTCGAATTAGGATACGATACAAGACCGGATATAGTCACGATAAAAGTGCATTACGATCCTGGGATCCGCCCGGGCCAAATCCTATACTTGATCGAAAAAGATTTTGATCATGAAACATTCAAAGACGGAAGTATCGTAGGACAAATCGAAGTTAAATCCATCTTCCAAACTGCATTCACAGGAAAACAATTAAGAGGTGTCGGATATTTAGGAATGGCAAAGGAGAAGGTTCTATCCGTCGCCTATCCGGTCTCTTCCGAATTAAGCGGACCTGCTTTAGTAGAACGTAAAACCGGAGATTATCATTTCACAAGAGATGAGATCCCGGAAGCGATCCAATCTTTTCGCAAAGCGATCCGTTTAGATCCGATGTCCCCGGTTCCACATTACAGATTAGGAATGTTGTATTTGAGCGAGGCCGGAGTGGATTCCAAAGAACCTGTATGTTCAGGAATTTTACCTATGAGTGCAGGTGCAGAATTCTCTTCCGCTTGGAAAAAAAGATCCAGATTCGATTCGGACCAAGATTTGATCCGATTCTCCAGAGAATATGTTTCCTTTTTAAATTGTAAATCCGATCAAGCCCCAAGTTTTTCCAAAAACAGTTTTGTTCCGGAAGAATTGGAAAGAGCGCAAGAAGTTGCCAGAGAAGGATTCAGACTTTCTAAAACAGATTATGAACTTTTGATCAGAAGCGCAGAGACCTACTATAAATTATACGTTTCTTATTCATCCAGCAAAAGACCTAAGGGAAGTATCTCTCCGGAAGAAGAGCCTAAGCTCAGAAATCGCCAAGAGAAATCCTGGGAGATCGCTCAAAAACTTTTGAAAGAAGCAGGTCTGGATAATATCACTGATTATAGACTTCATAGATTGACTTCACTTCTATTTGGTAAAAGATATATGGAACTTTCAGGTGGAGCAAAATCCGTTACGATCAGCGAAGAAGCAAACTTCTTGAGAACGAAAGCGATAGAATCTATTCAGGCGTATAAATTGCATAGACCTAAGAATGTTCCTGGAGATAAGGATCTTTTGATTTTGGAGAAAGATCTAGGGCTTTAG
- a CDS encoding SiaB family protein kinase encodes MENEVVNLFKTYQETSEFNLLVSFKGRLSQEVLTELGSMIRTSLSTESKIKKIFAVFIELAQNMLHYSAERKINEEQKDAGVGILIVRENSVGYHVASGNLVLNEKIEFLTERIQKINSMSKDELKSFYQQQLRSERPEDSKGAGVGLIDIARKSDGPLVFRFDKLDGKLSFFTISAFFTKEN; translated from the coding sequence ATGGAAAATGAAGTCGTAAATCTATTTAAGACTTATCAGGAAACTAGCGAGTTTAATCTACTCGTATCCTTTAAGGGCAGACTGTCTCAGGAAGTTCTAACTGAGTTAGGATCTATGATCCGAACTTCTTTGAGCACAGAATCTAAAATAAAGAAAATTTTCGCGGTATTTATTGAACTAGCGCAAAACATGCTGCACTACTCCGCTGAGCGAAAAATTAACGAAGAGCAGAAAGATGCAGGCGTAGGGATCCTCATAGTTAGGGAAAATTCGGTTGGCTACCATGTTGCTTCGGGAAATTTGGTACTAAACGAGAAAATCGAGTTTTTGACCGAAAGGATCCAAAAAATCAACTCCATGAGTAAGGACGAATTAAAGTCCTTCTACCAACAGCAGCTTAGATCGGAGAGGCCGGAAGATAGCAAAGGAGCAGGTGTGGGATTAATCGATATCGCCAGGAAGTCGGACGGACCTCTGGTGTTTCGTTTCGACAAATTGGATGGCAAACTATCCTTTTTTACAATCTCCGCATTCTTTACGAAGGAAAACTAA
- a CDS encoding DUF1987 domain-containing protein has protein sequence MESLHIQQTKTSPEIILESDKGLAEIIGESYPENAMAFYKPVFDWLSSIQSANKQIQFRFQMDYFNTSSSKVIMDILDNLQKYHDKGGKVEVEWLYKEDDEDMQETGEEFSSDLSLPFKMKSYK, from the coding sequence ATGGAATCCTTACATATACAACAGACTAAAACTTCACCGGAAATTATCTTAGAATCGGACAAGGGGCTCGCGGAAATTATCGGAGAATCTTATCCTGAAAACGCAATGGCGTTTTACAAACCGGTCTTTGACTGGTTATCTTCAATCCAATCTGCAAACAAACAGATCCAGTTCCGTTTTCAAATGGATTATTTTAATACCAGTTCTTCCAAAGTGATCATGGATATTTTGGACAATCTCCAGAAATATCATGACAAAGGTGGAAAAGTAGAAGTAGAGTGGCTTTATAAGGAAGACGACGAAGACATGCAGGAAACCGGAGAGGAGTTTTCTTCCGATTTGTCCCTGCCTTTCAAGATGAAATCTTATAAATAA
- a CDS encoding MFS transporter: MSQPTSEKSLLRYFGLGELAAHGGNAILAFWMIMGMAFFLFADQNLIAPNLRNIAGSFGITDQQEIDWKLGGLIPICFFVLGGLVSVYMGYLTQRFPRKPLVIGTVLLGEIPCLLSGFARNYEEFLILRTLTGFGLGGSFPLLFSLVADYFSDKSRSTAAGYLSLSMGLGVGLGQMVGGTLGTSDPINGWRDSFIYMAAPSFLFMLVYGLFCKEPARGGKEKELVNVSADVNSETVRLTWKDIKTLFSTKTNIGIFMQGIPGCVPWGVFFVFLNDYYEFHYGMPKDSASAMVIFAAVGIFIGTFFGGVVGQKIYDTNKTLLPIFCGSMILIGIVPTIYLLHAGSVAGSSAFIFINILTGIIISVTGPNVRALIMNVNPPKSRSSMFALYNLTDNLGNGLGPAMAALILTVLPDRTQAFTIAILFWIPCGLAWFYILKNFKHDEQKMHEELAAEAGRIKRTA; the protein is encoded by the coding sequence ATGTCTCAACCGACCTCGGAAAAAAGCCTGCTTCGATATTTCGGATTAGGCGAACTTGCCGCCCATGGAGGAAACGCGATCCTCGCCTTTTGGATGATCATGGGAATGGCCTTCTTTCTATTCGCGGACCAAAACCTGATCGCGCCGAATCTAAGGAATATAGCCGGCTCTTTCGGGATCACCGATCAACAAGAGATCGATTGGAAATTGGGAGGACTCATCCCGATCTGCTTCTTCGTTCTAGGAGGATTGGTTTCGGTTTATATGGGTTATCTTACCCAAAGATTTCCTAGAAAACCTTTGGTCATCGGAACTGTCTTATTGGGAGAGATCCCTTGCCTTCTTTCCGGATTCGCGAGAAACTACGAAGAATTTTTAATCCTTAGAACTCTAACAGGTTTCGGTTTAGGAGGAAGTTTCCCTCTTCTATTCTCTTTAGTGGCGGATTATTTTTCGGACAAGTCCCGTTCTACTGCTGCGGGATATTTATCTCTTTCCATGGGATTGGGAGTGGGGCTCGGACAAATGGTTGGCGGGACCTTAGGAACCTCCGACCCGATCAACGGATGGAGAGACAGCTTTATTTATATGGCAGCCCCTTCTTTCTTATTCATGCTGGTCTACGGATTATTCTGTAAAGAACCTGCAAGAGGAGGAAAAGAGAAGGAATTAGTGAATGTATCCGCCGACGTAAACTCGGAAACTGTTCGTTTAACATGGAAGGATATTAAAACCCTATTTTCCACTAAGACCAATATAGGTATCTTTATGCAAGGTATCCCTGGATGTGTGCCTTGGGGAGTATTCTTCGTATTTTTGAACGATTATTACGAATTCCATTATGGAATGCCTAAAGACTCCGCTTCCGCAATGGTGATATTTGCCGCTGTAGGGATCTTTATAGGAACATTCTTTGGCGGGGTCGTAGGTCAGAAAATATACGATACCAACAAAACTTTATTACCTATCTTCTGCGGCAGTATGATCCTAATAGGGATCGTTCCTACGATCTATTTATTACATGCGGGAAGTGTTGCGGGAAGTTCTGCATTCATTTTTATTAATATACTTACGGGTATAATCATTTCAGTGACTGGACCGAACGTAAGAGCTCTGATCATGAACGTGAATCCTCCAAAAAGTAGATCTTCTATGTTCGCTCTTTATAATCTTACGGACAATTTGGGAAATGGACTCGGGCCTGCGATGGCGGCATTGATCCTTACGGTATTGCCGGACAGAACACAAGCATTTACGATCGCGATCCTTTTCTGGATACCTTGCGGACTGGCTTGGTTCTATATCCTGAAAAATTTCAAACATGACGAACAAAAGATGCACGAAGAACTGGCAGCGGAAGCCGGCAGGATCAAAAGGACAGCTTAA
- a CDS encoding VOC family protein: MRPFKILGVQQIAVGGDSKDKLKKFWVDTLGLQNIGSFRSEKENVDEDILQMGKGPYAVEVDIMEPVDPSKSPKVNDPKLNHIGLWVDDIHKAVEWLSAQGVRFTPGGIRKGAGGHDVTFIHPKGNEEFPLCGEGVLVELVQAPKEVIEALG, encoded by the coding sequence ATGAGACCGTTTAAAATTCTGGGAGTGCAGCAGATCGCAGTCGGCGGAGACAGTAAGGATAAACTCAAAAAATTTTGGGTGGATACTCTCGGATTGCAAAACATTGGTTCTTTTAGAAGTGAAAAAGAGAACGTAGATGAGGATATCCTGCAGATGGGCAAAGGTCCTTACGCAGTAGAAGTGGATATCATGGAACCGGTAGATCCAAGTAAAAGTCCAAAAGTGAATGATCCAAAACTGAATCATATCGGACTTTGGGTGGATGATATTCATAAAGCGGTGGAATGGTTAAGCGCTCAAGGAGTTCGTTTCACTCCAGGCGGTATCCGCAAAGGTGCCGGCGGTCATGATGTGACTTTTATCCATCCAAAAGGAAATGAAGAATTTCCACTTTGTGGAGAGGGCGTTCTTGTAGAGCTCGTCCAAGCTCCTAAAGAAGTGATCGAAGCATTAGGTTAA
- a CDS encoding putative glycoside hydrolase, protein MRKPFSLFPILVLTAFPVCAEFTIPYPENSNRKEIPVLGSSPEVKTKPQSVFKEKEKKGEIRLSSRNTPMESEKEVPKEKLKKFFTRPANKGTYGDRPKFYRGLYVNNSLVSDKSRKNEWESLLKDASDYGVNVLVIDLQPKTPSPEEISRIKEMGFYPVGRLVNFDGGLKTKYPSPERLNSIFGYIRKACLSGFPEVQLDYIRYADVTDIDLSLKEKYNNINEIVNRIRGEANQCEKLPYLSADIFGRIPFNKDDQIGQKVENFAQLVDVIYPMLYPSHFYGQPGRIANPYQTVYDGLKNTRKRSLSTTKVVGWIQGFGMSLGPSGKSLKDYIKAQIEASVDSDSDGFVVWNIVGKYGDTFRAIEESIESGKLKIED, encoded by the coding sequence GTGCGCAAACCGTTTTCACTTTTTCCTATCTTAGTCCTTACCGCTTTTCCGGTCTGTGCAGAATTTACTATTCCTTATCCCGAGAATTCTAATAGGAAGGAAATTCCTGTTTTAGGATCTTCTCCGGAGGTTAAAACCAAACCCCAATCCGTTTTCAAAGAAAAGGAGAAGAAAGGTGAGATACGACTTTCTTCCAGAAACACTCCGATGGAAAGCGAAAAGGAAGTTCCGAAAGAGAAACTTAAAAAGTTTTTTACAAGACCTGCGAACAAGGGGACTTATGGGGATCGTCCTAAATTCTATCGCGGCCTTTATGTGAATAATTCTTTGGTCTCTGATAAGTCCCGTAAGAATGAATGGGAGTCCTTATTGAAGGACGCTTCCGATTATGGGGTGAATGTTTTAGTGATCGATCTACAGCCTAAAACTCCTTCTCCGGAAGAGATCTCTCGTATTAAAGAGATGGGTTTTTATCCTGTGGGAAGGCTTGTAAATTTCGACGGAGGTCTTAAGACTAAGTATCCTAGTCCTGAAAGATTAAATTCTATTTTCGGTTATATTAGAAAGGCATGTCTGTCCGGATTTCCAGAAGTTCAGTTGGATTATATTCGTTATGCGGATGTTACCGATATAGATCTTTCTTTGAAGGAAAAATATAATAATATTAACGAGATTGTGAATCGGATCCGCGGAGAAGCGAATCAGTGCGAAAAACTTCCATACTTAAGCGCGGATATTTTCGGTAGAATTCCTTTTAATAAAGACGATCAGATCGGGCAGAAGGTAGAGAACTTTGCCCAGCTTGTTGATGTGATCTATCCTATGTTATATCCTTCTCATTTTTACGGTCAACCTGGTCGTATCGCAAATCCTTACCAAACCGTTTATGACGGTTTGAAGAATACCAGAAAAAGATCCTTATCAACTACCAAAGTAGTAGGCTGGATCCAAGGTTTCGGAATGAGTCTTGGTCCTTCCGGAAAATCTTTGAAAGATTATATCAAGGCTCAGATAGAAGCGAGCGTGGACAGCGATAGTGACGGCTTCGTTGTTTGGAATATTGTGGGAAAATACGGAGATACTTTTAGAGCGATCGAAGAAAGTATCGAGAGTGGGAAGTTGAAGATAGAAGATTGA
- the mtnC gene encoding acireductone synthase, which translates to MEEQNTELYLFDIEGTTTPIEFVHKVLFPYSVHNFITFFSETSAEVGFAEELILASKNENEYTEPVSNSPESLTEFCKYLVSKDRKLGILKEIQGRIWKKGYESGELKSTIFPDVPLFLERIKKSGKRAAVYSSGSVEAQVLIYKYCEAGDLTVYFENYFDTAVGGKKEASSYTKIAEKLSLSPNSIIFFTDIKEEADAATQAGVRPILVSRPGNHPQAEHKYRVIQDFSKILDET; encoded by the coding sequence TTGGAAGAACAAAACACCGAGTTATATTTATTTGATATAGAAGGTACGACCACGCCGATAGAATTCGTGCATAAGGTTTTATTCCCCTACTCGGTGCATAACTTTATTACATTCTTCTCTGAAACCTCGGCGGAAGTAGGCTTCGCCGAGGAACTCATTCTTGCTTCCAAAAACGAAAACGAATATACCGAACCAGTTTCCAATTCCCCGGAATCACTCACCGAATTCTGCAAATACCTAGTATCCAAAGATCGTAAATTAGGGATTTTGAAAGAGATCCAAGGAAGGATCTGGAAAAAGGGATACGAATCAGGAGAACTCAAAAGTACAATCTTCCCGGATGTTCCTCTCTTTTTAGAAAGGATCAAAAAATCAGGAAAACGTGCTGCTGTATATTCTTCTGGAAGTGTAGAAGCCCAAGTTCTGATCTATAAGTACTGCGAAGCAGGAGACCTTACTGTATATTTTGAAAACTATTTCGATACTGCAGTAGGTGGAAAAAAGGAAGCCTCAAGTTATACTAAAATAGCCGAAAAACTTTCTCTGTCCCCAAACTCTATCATATTCTTCACGGATATAAAAGAAGAAGCGGATGCAGCGACCCAAGCGGGAGTTCGCCCTATTCTAGTTTCTCGCCCAGGGAACCATCCTCAGGCGGAACATAAGTACCGGGTAATCCAGGACTTTAGCAAGATTTTGGACGAGACTTAA
- a CDS encoding alpha/beta hydrolase, translating to MAYQHKEFFFQSSRDNTKLYAQAWTKSGANRVIVFCHGFGEHSGRYSNLIQYFKDSDVSFYGLDLRGHGKSEGKRGHASGFEAFVDDLADFVQEVRKREHKDKILLLGHSMGGVVVIRYALEGINQDYIYGVVACSSALKIPTTPVQRFQISMAGFLRKIAPSTTLDANLDTNLVSRDPEVVQAYIDDPLVHGKISFSMGYELFQQGAIANRKAGILRTPILILHGLADGIADPAGSLEFYNHLVYKNKRMKTYKGFYHELMNEPAGEREKVLKDIKEFMDSLVPERAKSAPKASSKKSTKSKPSPKKKAVAKKK from the coding sequence ATGGCCTACCAACATAAAGAATTCTTCTTTCAATCTTCTAGAGACAATACCAAATTATATGCCCAAGCATGGACCAAATCTGGTGCCAATCGTGTAATTGTTTTTTGTCATGGATTCGGAGAACATAGCGGTAGGTATTCCAACCTCATCCAATATTTTAAGGATAGTGATGTTAGCTTTTACGGTTTGGACCTAAGAGGTCACGGCAAATCGGAAGGTAAGAGAGGTCATGCATCCGGTTTCGAAGCGTTTGTAGATGATCTTGCCGATTTTGTGCAAGAGGTTCGCAAAAGAGAACATAAGGACAAGATCCTACTTTTAGGACATTCCATGGGGGGAGTGGTGGTCATCCGCTATGCCTTGGAAGGTATCAACCAGGATTATATTTACGGAGTTGTGGCCTGTTCTTCTGCATTAAAAATCCCTACTACTCCGGTCCAAAGATTCCAGATCTCTATGGCCGGTTTTTTACGTAAGATCGCACCTTCTACTACTTTGGACGCGAATCTGGATACTAATTTGGTGAGTAGAGATCCGGAAGTGGTCCAGGCTTACATCGATGATCCTCTGGTTCACGGTAAAATTTCATTCTCTATGGGGTACGAATTGTTCCAACAAGGAGCAATTGCGAATAGAAAGGCCGGAATTTTAAGGACTCCTATCCTGATTTTACACGGTTTGGCGGACGGGATCGCTGATCCGGCCGGAAGTTTGGAATTTTATAATCATTTAGTTTATAAGAATAAAAGAATGAAGACCTATAAGGGTTTTTATCATGAACTTATGAATGAGCCAGCGGGAGAAAGAGAGAAGGTCCTAAAGGATATCAAAGAATTTATGGATTCTCTGGTGCCGGAAAGAGCAAAGTCAGCCCCCAAGGCTAGTTCTAAGAAGTCCACAAAATCTAAACCTTCTCCTAAAAAGAAAGCAGTAGCAAAGAAGAAGTAA